The following proteins are encoded in a genomic region of Pseudomonas saponiphila:
- the yegQ gene encoding tRNA 5-hydroxyuridine modification protein YegQ, with protein sequence MTLLAKPELLAPAGTLKNMRYAFAYGADAVYAGQPRYSLRVRNNEFDHANLALGIREAQAQGKRFYVVVNIAPHNAKLKTFLKDLQPVIDMAPDALIMSDPGLIMLVRRHFPHMPIHLSVQANTVNWASVEFWQQQGLTRIILSRELSLEEIEEIRQQVPAMELEVFVHGALCMAYSGRCLLSGYMNKRDANQGTCTNACRWKYKAEEATENDLGEIVQTFQPEPTLGLGAPTEQVFLLQEANRPDELMPAFEDEHGTYIMNAKDLRAVQHVERLTRMGVHSLKIEGRTKSHFYCARTTQVYRRAIDDAAAGREFDRSLMNDLESLAQRGYTEGFLRRHVHDEYQNYQNGSSVSERQQFVGELTGERRDRLAEVKVKNRFTVGDHMELMTPKGNFHFDLHELQNAKGQAIEVAPGDGHTVYLPIPDQVDLRFALLMRDISA encoded by the coding sequence ATGACGCTCCTCGCCAAACCCGAACTCCTGGCCCCCGCCGGCACCCTGAAGAACATGCGCTACGCCTTCGCCTACGGCGCCGATGCGGTGTACGCCGGCCAGCCGCGCTACAGCCTGCGGGTACGCAACAACGAATTCGACCACGCCAACCTGGCCCTTGGCATTCGCGAGGCCCAGGCCCAAGGCAAGCGTTTCTACGTGGTGGTCAACATCGCCCCGCACAATGCCAAGCTCAAGACCTTCCTCAAGGACCTGCAACCGGTCATCGACATGGCCCCGGATGCGCTGATCATGTCCGACCCGGGCCTGATCATGCTGGTGCGCCGGCACTTCCCGCACATGCCGATCCACCTCTCGGTGCAGGCCAACACGGTGAACTGGGCCAGCGTCGAGTTCTGGCAGCAACAGGGGCTGACCCGGATCATCCTGTCCCGGGAGCTGTCGCTCGAAGAGATCGAGGAAATCCGCCAGCAAGTACCGGCCATGGAGCTGGAAGTCTTCGTCCACGGCGCGCTGTGCATGGCCTACTCCGGACGCTGCCTGCTCTCGGGCTACATGAACAAGCGCGACGCCAACCAGGGCACCTGCACCAACGCCTGCCGCTGGAAATACAAGGCTGAAGAGGCCACCGAGAACGACCTCGGGGAAATCGTCCAGACCTTCCAGCCAGAGCCGACCCTGGGCCTGGGCGCACCCACCGAGCAAGTGTTCCTGCTGCAGGAAGCCAATCGCCCGGACGAACTGATGCCGGCCTTCGAGGACGAGCACGGCACCTACATCATGAACGCCAAGGACCTGCGGGCGGTGCAGCATGTGGAGCGCCTGACCCGCATGGGCGTGCACTCGCTGAAGATCGAAGGCCGGACCAAGTCGCACTTCTACTGCGCGCGCACCACCCAGGTGTACCGCCGGGCCATCGACGACGCGGCGGCCGGACGCGAGTTCGACCGCAGCCTGATGAACGACCTGGAATCCCTGGCCCAGCGCGGCTACACCGAAGGCTTCCTGCGCCGCCATGTGCATGACGAATACCAGAACTACCAGAACGGCAGCTCGGTGTCGGAGCGCCAGCAGTTCGTCGGCGAACTCACCGGCGAGCGCCGTGACCGCCTGGCCGAAGTCAAGGTCAAGAACCGATTCACCGTGGGCGATCACATGGAGCTGATGACCCCCAAGGGCAACTTCCACTTCGATCTGCACGAACTGCAAAACGCCAAGGGCCAAGCCATCGAAGTCGCCCCCGGTGACGGTCACACCGTGTACCTGCCGATTCCGGATCAGGTCGACCTGCGCTTCGCCCTGCTGATGCGCGACATCAGCGCCTGA
- the queD gene encoding 6-carboxytetrahydropterin synthase QueD, protein MEIFKEFTFESAHRLPFVPEGHKCGRLHGHSFKVAIHLSGEIDAHTGWIRDFSEIKAIFKPLYERLDHNYLNDIPGLENPTSEVLAKWIWNELKPLLPELSAIRIHETCTSGCIYRGE, encoded by the coding sequence GTGGAAATCTTCAAAGAATTTACCTTCGAATCCGCCCATCGCCTGCCCTTCGTGCCTGAAGGCCACAAGTGCGGCCGCCTGCATGGCCACTCGTTCAAGGTGGCGATCCACCTCAGTGGCGAGATCGACGCGCACACCGGCTGGATCCGCGACTTCTCGGAAATCAAGGCGATCTTCAAGCCGCTGTACGAGCGCCTGGACCACAACTACCTGAACGACATCCCCGGCCTGGAAAACCCCACCAGCGAAGTCCTGGCCAAGTGGATCTGGAACGAGCTCAAGCCATTGCTGCCGGAGCTGAGCGCGATCCGCATCCACGAAACCTGCACCAGTGGCTGCATCTATCGCGGCGAATGA
- a CDS encoding response regulator transcription factor — protein sequence MRLLVVEDHVSLADELLEGLKLQGYAVDWLADGRDALYQGASEPYDLIILDLGLPGVPGLDVLRQWRADGLATPVLVLTARGSWAERIEGLKAGADDYLSKPFHPEELHLRVQALLRRSHGQANQQTLQAAGLHLDEGRQCVVRDGQDVLLTAAEFRLLRYFMLHPQQILSKSHLAEHLYDGETERDSNVLEVHVNHLRRKLGREVIETRRGQGYLFGASAS from the coding sequence ATGCGCCTGCTTGTGGTGGAAGATCACGTATCCCTGGCCGATGAGCTGCTTGAAGGCCTGAAGCTCCAGGGCTACGCCGTGGACTGGCTGGCCGACGGCCGCGACGCGCTGTACCAGGGCGCCAGCGAACCCTACGACCTGATCATTCTCGACCTCGGCCTGCCCGGGGTCCCGGGCCTGGACGTGTTGCGCCAGTGGCGCGCGGACGGGCTGGCAACCCCGGTGCTGGTGCTCACCGCCCGCGGTTCCTGGGCCGAGCGGATCGAGGGGCTCAAGGCCGGCGCCGACGATTACCTGAGCAAGCCCTTTCATCCCGAGGAACTGCACCTGCGGGTCCAGGCCCTGCTGCGGCGCTCCCACGGCCAGGCCAACCAGCAGACCCTGCAGGCCGCCGGGCTGCACCTGGACGAGGGCCGCCAGTGCGTGGTCCGCGATGGCCAGGACGTGCTGCTGACCGCTGCCGAGTTCCGCCTGCTGCGCTATTTCATGCTGCACCCGCAGCAGATCCTGTCCAAAAGCCACCTGGCCGAACACCTCTACGACGGTGAAACCGAGCGCGACTCCAATGTGCTCGAAGTCCACGTCAACCACTTGCGACGCAAGCTCGGCCGCGAAGTGATCGAAACCCGCCGCGGCCAGGGCTATCTGTTCGGCGCAAGTGCTTCGTGA
- a CDS encoding methyl-accepting chemotaxis protein, translated as MSSAAQEVARSAQGAAVAAQQTDEEGQAAKRVVDGSIQQIHSLVSDIRNSGTSLDSLQQDVSSIVSVLDVIRSIAEQTNLLALNAAIEAARAGEAGRGFAVVADEVRALASRTQQSTQEIQGMIDRLQQGTRVAVDAMRRSSDAGDGTSVKANEAGASLDTMAQLIGTINSMNAQIASAAEEQTAVAEEINRSVHQIAVAVDSVADETQRGAQTSRSLADLGQRLGRLVGQFRI; from the coding sequence ATGTCTTCCGCGGCCCAGGAAGTGGCGCGCAGTGCCCAGGGCGCGGCGGTGGCCGCGCAGCAGACCGATGAAGAAGGCCAGGCGGCCAAGCGTGTGGTCGATGGCAGCATCCAGCAGATCCATTCCCTGGTCAGCGATATCCGCAACAGCGGCACCTCCCTGGACAGCCTGCAGCAGGACGTGTCGTCGATTGTCAGCGTGCTGGACGTGATCCGCTCGATTGCCGAGCAGACCAACTTGCTGGCGCTCAACGCCGCCATCGAAGCGGCCCGGGCCGGGGAGGCCGGGCGCGGTTTTGCCGTGGTCGCCGACGAAGTCCGCGCCCTGGCCAGCCGGACCCAGCAGAGCACCCAGGAAATCCAGGGCATGATCGACCGTCTGCAGCAGGGCACCCGGGTGGCGGTGGACGCCATGCGCCGCTCCAGCGACGCCGGCGACGGCACCTCGGTGAAGGCCAACGAAGCCGGGGCTTCGCTGGACACCATGGCCCAGCTGATCGGCACCATCAATTCGATGAACGCGCAGATTGCCAGCGCCGCCGAGGAGCAGACCGCGGTGGCCGAGGAGATCAACCGCAGCGTGCACCAGATCGCCGTGGCGGTGGACAGCGTCGCCGATGAAACCCAGCGCGGGGCCCAGACGTCCCGCAGCCTGGCGGACCTGGGCCAGCGCCTGGGTCGGCTGGTGGGGCAGTTCCGTATCTGA
- a CDS encoding Na+/H+ antiporter family protein translates to MNAVIAAVGVMLVLSLSRVHVVIALIVGALVGGLTGGLGIEATLKAFNSGLGGGATVAMSYALLGAFAVAIAKSGLAHALADKILVLVDRQDAQGGGQVKWLLIGLLWVVAIASQNILPIHIAFIPLLVPPLLYVLTKLQLDRRLIACVITFGLITPYMFLPVGFGNIFLNEILLANVARSGVDISQVNVTHAMGIPALGMLCGLLLAFVSYRKKRVYDLERIEKVEQVAVQYNPRTLLVAGLAIVAAFVIQLLLDSMIIGALCGFLIFSASGIVRWRETDELFTEGMKMMAMIGFIMIAASGFAEVMKATGEVNSLVQASAAWIGHSKGVGALLMLLVGLLVTMGIGSSFSTVPILAAIFVPLCVQLGFSPLAIVCIVGTAGALGDAGSPASDSTLGPTSGLNIDGQHHHIWDTVVPTFLHYNLPLLAFGWVAAMVL, encoded by the coding sequence ATTAACGCAGTAATTGCCGCGGTTGGCGTGATGCTGGTGCTCAGCCTGTCCCGCGTGCATGTAGTGATCGCCCTGATCGTTGGCGCGCTGGTGGGCGGCCTGACCGGCGGCCTGGGCATCGAGGCCACGCTCAAGGCGTTCAACAGTGGCCTGGGCGGTGGCGCTACCGTGGCCATGTCCTACGCCTTGCTCGGCGCGTTCGCCGTGGCCATCGCCAAATCCGGCCTGGCCCACGCCCTGGCGGACAAGATCCTGGTGCTGGTGGATCGCCAGGACGCTCAGGGCGGCGGTCAGGTCAAATGGCTGCTGATCGGCCTGCTGTGGGTGGTGGCGATTGCCTCGCAGAACATCCTGCCGATCCACATTGCCTTCATTCCGCTGCTGGTGCCGCCGCTGCTGTATGTGCTGACCAAGTTGCAGCTGGACCGGCGGCTGATCGCCTGCGTCATCACCTTCGGCCTGATCACCCCCTACATGTTCCTGCCGGTGGGCTTCGGCAATATCTTCCTCAACGAGATCCTCCTGGCCAACGTGGCCCGCAGCGGGGTGGACATCAGCCAGGTGAATGTCACCCACGCCATGGGCATTCCGGCCCTGGGCATGCTCTGCGGCTTGCTGCTGGCCTTTGTCAGCTACCGCAAGAAGCGCGTGTATGACCTGGAGCGGATCGAGAAGGTCGAGCAGGTGGCGGTGCAGTACAACCCGCGGACCCTGCTGGTGGCGGGCTTGGCGATTGTCGCAGCCTTCGTGATCCAGTTGCTGCTGGACTCGATGATTATCGGTGCTTTGTGCGGGTTTCTGATTTTCTCGGCGTCGGGCATCGTGCGCTGGCGCGAGACTGACGAGCTGTTCACCGAAGGCATGAAGATGATGGCCATGATCGGCTTCATCATGATTGCCGCCTCGGGCTTTGCCGAAGTGATGAAGGCCACCGGCGAGGTCAATTCCCTGGTCCAGGCCTCGGCGGCGTGGATCGGCCACAGCAAGGGCGTGGGCGCCTTGCTGATGCTGCTGGTGGGGCTGCTGGTGACCATGGGCATCGGCTCGTCGTTTTCCACGGTGCCGATCCTTGCGGCGATCTTTGTACCGCTGTGCGTGCAACTGGGCTTCAGTCCGCTGGCGATCGTCTGCATCGTCGGCACCGCCGGGGCGCTGGGGGATGCGGGCTCGCCGGCCTCGGACTCGACCCTTGGGCCGACCTCGGGCCTGAACATCGATGGCCAGCACCACCATATCTGGGACACCGTGGTCCCGACCTTCCTGCACTACAACCTGCCGCTGCTGGCCTTCGGCTGGGTGGCGGCCATGGTCCTCTGA
- a CDS encoding patatin-like phospholipase family protein, which produces MTAIHIKFPALTLKAGPRALARIRRQGLHAGDVGTLPGAAGGPKALGIQGLDLALFGEWLPAAPRERSLIGASVGSWRFASACLPDAAEGIRRLGQLYNAQSFAKGVSMAQISQSSQRMLDDLLDGRDATILDNPHYRLNIMVVKSHGLLADDHRGRLGLGLSSVIADNLRGRARLARHFERLVLHDPRLAPPLQALEDFPSRFVPLDRGNLRQALLASGSIPMVMQGVRELPGAGAGTFRDGGLLDYHLDLPYSGSDIVLYPHFTDRVIPGWFDKTLPWRRASPERLRDVLLLAPSKEYLARLPYGKLPDRNDFKRFMGDDASRQKYWRSAMDESRRLGDEFLELAAQNRLGERLQSL; this is translated from the coding sequence ATGACCGCCATCCATATCAAGTTTCCCGCCCTGACCCTCAAGGCCGGCCCTCGCGCCCTGGCGCGCATCCGCCGCCAAGGCCTGCACGCCGGCGACGTCGGCACCTTGCCGGGCGCCGCCGGCGGCCCCAAGGCCTTGGGCATTCAGGGGCTGGACCTGGCGCTGTTCGGTGAGTGGCTGCCCGCCGCGCCCCGCGAACGCTCGCTGATCGGCGCCTCGGTGGGCTCCTGGCGCTTCGCCAGCGCCTGCTTGCCGGACGCCGCCGAAGGCATCCGCCGCCTGGGCCAGCTGTACAACGCCCAGAGCTTCGCCAAGGGCGTGAGCATGGCGCAGATCAGTCAGAGCTCGCAGCGCATGCTCGACGACCTGCTCGATGGTCGCGATGCGACGATCCTCGACAACCCTCACTACCGCCTCAACATCATGGTGGTCAAAAGCCACGGCCTGCTCGCCGACGACCATCGCGGGCGCCTGGGCCTGGGCCTGTCCTCGGTGATCGCCGACAACCTGCGGGGCCGCGCGCGGCTGGCGCGGCACTTCGAGCGCCTGGTGCTGCACGACCCGCGCCTGGCCCCGCCGCTGCAGGCCCTGGAGGACTTTCCCTCGCGCTTCGTGCCTCTGGATCGCGGCAACCTGCGCCAGGCACTGCTGGCCTCGGGCTCGATCCCCATGGTCATGCAGGGCGTGCGCGAACTGCCCGGCGCCGGCGCCGGCACCTTCCGCGACGGCGGCCTGCTGGACTACCACCTGGACCTGCCCTACAGCGGCAGCGACATCGTGCTCTACCCGCACTTCACCGACCGGGTGATCCCCGGCTGGTTCGACAAGACCCTGCCCTGGCGCCGGGCCAGCCCCGAACGCCTGCGCGACGTCCTGCTGCTGGCGCCGTCGAAGGAGTACCTGGCGCGCCTGCCCTACGGCAAGCTGCCGGACCGCAACGATTTCAAGCGTTTCATGGGCGACGACGCCAGCCGGCAGAAATACTGGCGCAGCGCCATGGACGAAAGCCGGCGCCTGGGCGACGAATTCCTCGAACTGGCGGCGCAGAACCGCCTGGGCGAACGCCTGCAAAGCCTCTAG
- a CDS encoding sensor histidine kinase, translated as MRSIQRRLSLGLITVMLVVGLVLAQTSLWLFEVGLQRYLEAGLREDSESLLLALVRGPQGLQLDERRLSPAYQRPFSGHYFRIDFADVHWRSRSLWDQELPQLPRAGLQSDLQLGPEGQQLLVLRSDYKRLGQSISISVAQDYTPVRESFQRMRQVGLGLGLAGLLLILLLQRMTVRRALRPLEIAREQIAQLQQGQRSQLDARVPLELEPLVAQINHLLAHTEDSLNRSRNALGNLGHALKTPLAVLLSLASGPRLDDHPEVRKVLLEQLQQVQQRLNRELNRARLAGDALPGVLFECDAELPGLLATLNMIHGEHLDLSYQAPSGLRLPWDREDLLELLGNLLDNACKWADAQVRLSVEERPQGFCLRVEDDGPGIPEARRAEVLGRGARLDERTDGHGLGLGIVRDIVDACGGRLSLGQSEWGGLRVEIELPRR; from the coding sequence GTGAGGTCGATCCAGCGGCGTCTGAGCCTGGGACTGATCACGGTGATGCTGGTGGTTGGCCTGGTGCTGGCCCAGACCAGCCTGTGGCTGTTTGAAGTGGGCCTGCAGCGTTATCTGGAGGCCGGGCTGCGGGAAGACAGCGAGAGCCTGCTGCTGGCCCTGGTGCGCGGCCCGCAAGGCTTGCAGCTGGACGAGCGGCGCCTGTCGCCGGCCTATCAGCGGCCCTTTTCCGGGCATTACTTCCGGATCGATTTTGCCGACGTGCACTGGCGTTCCCGCTCCCTGTGGGACCAGGAGCTGCCGCAGTTGCCGCGCGCCGGCCTGCAAAGCGACCTGCAACTGGGGCCCGAGGGCCAGCAACTGCTGGTGTTGCGCAGCGACTACAAGCGTCTGGGCCAGTCCATTTCCATCAGCGTGGCCCAGGACTACACCCCGGTGCGCGAGAGCTTCCAGCGCATGCGTCAGGTCGGTCTTGGCCTGGGGCTGGCGGGGTTGCTGCTGATCCTGCTGCTGCAGCGCATGACCGTGCGCCGGGCCCTGCGTCCCCTGGAAATCGCCCGCGAGCAGATCGCCCAGTTGCAACAGGGCCAGCGCTCGCAACTCGATGCCCGGGTGCCGCTGGAACTGGAGCCCTTGGTGGCGCAGATCAACCATTTGCTGGCCCACACCGAAGACAGCCTGAACCGCTCGCGCAATGCCCTGGGCAACCTGGGCCACGCCTTGAAAACCCCGCTGGCGGTACTCCTGAGCCTGGCTTCGGGGCCCAGGCTCGATGACCACCCCGAGGTGCGCAAGGTGCTGCTGGAGCAATTGCAGCAAGTGCAGCAACGCCTCAATCGCGAACTCAACCGCGCGCGGCTGGCGGGGGATGCATTGCCCGGGGTGCTGTTCGAATGCGATGCCGAACTGCCGGGCTTGCTGGCGACCTTGAACATGATCCATGGCGAGCACCTGGACCTGAGCTACCAGGCGCCATCGGGGCTGCGCCTGCCCTGGGACCGGGAAGACCTGCTGGAGCTCTTGGGCAACCTGCTGGACAACGCCTGCAAATGGGCCGATGCCCAGGTGCGCCTGAGCGTCGAGGAGCGGCCGCAGGGCTTTTGCCTGCGGGTGGAGGACGACGGCCCGGGTATTCCCGAAGCACGGCGGGCAGAGGTGCTCGGTCGTGGCGCCCGGCTGGATGAACGGACCGATGGCCATGGCTTGGGCCTGGGCATCGTGCGCGACATCGTCGATGCCTGTGGCGGCCGCCTGAGCCTGGGGCAAAGCGAGTGGGGTGGCTTGCGGGTGGAGATCGAGCTGCCCAGGCGCTGA
- a CDS encoding PepSY domain-containing protein, translated as MNRTLRTAGSCAALALLLCSLAQARDLDQDEALRLRQQGVILPLEQLLKQALDRYPGARLLEAELEEKHDLYIYEVELLTVDGVVRELDLDAATGRLLKDEEDD; from the coding sequence ATGAACCGCACTCTGCGCACCGCCGGCAGCTGTGCCGCCCTGGCGCTGCTGCTCTGCTCCCTGGCTCAGGCCCGCGACCTGGACCAGGACGAGGCCCTGCGCCTGCGCCAGCAGGGGGTGATCCTGCCCCTGGAACAGTTGCTCAAACAGGCCCTGGACCGCTACCCCGGGGCCCGGCTGTTGGAAGCCGAGCTGGAAGAGAAGCATGACCTGTACATCTATGAGGTCGAGCTGCTGACCGTGGACGGTGTGGTCCGCGAGCTGGACCTGGACGCCGCCACTGGGCGCCTGTTGAAAGACGAGGAAGACGACTGA
- a CDS encoding PepSY domain-containing protein → MKTLTALFSASLIALSTGLVASLAHARDLGPDEALRLRDAGTIVSFEKLNATALSRHPGASISETELEEEYGKYIYQVELRDPQGLEWDLELDAVSGQVLKDHQDT, encoded by the coding sequence ATGAAAACCCTGACCGCGCTGTTCAGCGCCAGCCTGATTGCCCTGAGCACCGGCCTGGTCGCCAGCCTGGCCCACGCCCGCGACCTGGGCCCCGACGAAGCCCTGCGGCTGCGCGACGCTGGTACCATTGTGTCCTTTGAAAAACTCAATGCCACGGCCCTGTCCCGGCATCCTGGGGCGAGCATCAGCGAAACCGAGTTGGAAGAGGAGTACGGCAAGTACATCTACCAGGTTGAGCTGCGCGACCCGCAGGGGCTGGAATGGGACCTGGAACTGGACGCGGTGAGCGGCCAGGTACTCAAGGATCATCAGGACACCTAA
- a CDS encoding methyl-accepting chemotaxis protein produces the protein MEQQYRQVDQVATASHEMSATAQDVARSAAQAAQAARDADQATQQGLSVIDRTTRSIDQLAADMSAAMTQVEGLAANSEQIGTVLEVIRSIAEQTNLLALNAAIEAARAGEAGRGFAVVADEVRNLAQRTQESVEETRQVIEQLQTGTRDVVGSMNSSHRQAQGSVEQVGQAVTALRQIGDAVTVISDMNLQIASAAEQQSAVAEEINSNVATIRDVTESLSEQANESARVSQSLNSLANQQQSLMDQFRA, from the coding sequence ATGGAACAGCAGTATCGCCAGGTGGATCAGGTGGCGACCGCGTCCCACGAAATGAGCGCCACCGCCCAGGACGTCGCCCGCAGCGCGGCCCAGGCCGCCCAGGCGGCGCGGGATGCCGACCAGGCCACGCAACAGGGCCTGAGCGTGATCGACCGCACCACCCGCAGCATCGACCAGTTGGCCGCCGACATGAGCGCCGCCATGACCCAGGTCGAAGGCCTGGCCGCCAACAGCGAACAGATCGGCACGGTACTGGAAGTGATCCGCTCGATTGCCGAGCAGACCAACCTGCTGGCGTTGAACGCCGCCATCGAAGCGGCCCGGGCCGGGGAAGCCGGGCGCGGCTTCGCGGTGGTGGCCGACGAAGTGCGCAACCTGGCCCAGCGCACCCAGGAATCGGTAGAGGAAACCCGCCAGGTGATCGAGCAACTGCAAACCGGCACCCGGGACGTGGTGGGCTCCATGAACAGCAGCCATCGCCAGGCCCAGGGCAGCGTCGAACAAGTGGGCCAGGCCGTGACCGCCCTGCGCCAGATCGGCGACGCGGTGACGGTGATCAGCGACATGAACCTGCAGATCGCCAGCGCTGCCGAACAGCAGAGCGCAGTGGCCGAGGAGATCAACAGCAACGTGGCGACCATTCGCGACGTCACCGAATCGCTGTCGGAACAGGCCAATGAATCGGCGCGGGTCAGCCAGTCCCTCAACAGCCTGGCCAACCAGCAACAGAGCCTGATGGACCAGTTCCGCGCCTGA